From Peromyscus maniculatus bairdii isolate BWxNUB_F1_BW_parent chromosome 8, HU_Pman_BW_mat_3.1, whole genome shotgun sequence, a single genomic window includes:
- the Bahcc1 gene encoding BAH and coiled-coil domain-containing protein 1 isoform X5, with protein sequence MDGRDFAPPPHLLSERGSLGHRSAAAAARLAPAGPAAQPAAHFQPGKYFPSPLPMASHTASSRLMGNPPASSFMGSFLTSSLGSTASAHPSGPTSSPSEPAYRGSHPATSQIWFSHSHEAPAYPRFSGSLASTFLPVSHLDHHGNSNVLYGQHRFYGTQKENFYLRNLPPQPTILPANHNFPGVPRATPAHPIGSCSRDRIEAAPLQKGPKEFDRFLMGKELGKEKASKVAEGRERPVAEEDSGKDRQKLVPPMPTEGPCKEGGPAPRGSCEGRPKHLTSCLLNTKVLNGDVGKASLASCAGGMLGRPSTGVAAPGRCAKEVAGPVEPGPAFSECLERRQMLHHAVSYTVPSGLPTGPPPPLSTGPAGSFPCLQLHAGPDGLCPLQDKVSSRDLKASGSTFVPSVGHLADKSRPFQVAEACAVAGDGKDRHLDGAMAPDHGAPYGVSYAHLKAEGKSERRPGGFEAALHTRLKGLEYLGAGPEAPFPGLPKGGLDKSGYFELPTTSQDCARPNHQDSLSGKATQACCTLDKMASKEVPAGPLGAQKVARIRHQQHLVAPEVESGGGGAEAKRKSVELASLGYSGPHIPPWGVQTSHSTSMAINEERKGSAYLDPFGSGLQQATLLSQELPTPPDEVSAMKNLLKYSNQALVVGQKAPFVGLGGLKASCVQQEAKFPATKGPGPVERPDCARSREHEAPHGDGEVRQPPVGIAVALARQKDTVSRPDTAYGTNSGRQGRSAPSFKAAGGSRATHALDLESEEERTRICDDRLGLPGRELLLQDNKDLVEFARIHPSSSCPGDLPPHLMMQGGQLGGDPAPHPHPAHPHWLPRTRSPSLWMGGHSYGLGHPALHQNLPPGFPASVPGSMPSVFPLPQDASTQLVILPSEPTPHTTPHTLAEVMDQASLWPPMYGARGPASHMQHPGQLPVYSRSQLLRQQELYALQQQQQQQQQQQQQQQQQQQQQQRTTQAMELQRAAQFQRKPEDRHMELEEPAQEKAPKSTHKPVALTPMAKGTPSSATTGLVKLSPCCHSPTLKTPANCPTPPPRPSAPCTLSVCPPGSPGPGSKVPSTKDKSGEGQRAGTDLTTLEPDLPPGLAPTAGVDFSLPADVHSSDLPDPKTMQTTTPGTRPEPTRTFLPGEPPPCSPRSLEEPGPLSRARETTQDLAIIPHPVEQGLPPGKAEDPSPLEGLQALRFGDLLEGGGTEATGQTNSTQGGMQNERTMDQGVLRPPAGATPQALEQIAGSPVALDKDEGSQKVTDAAQLQEEEAQLEENGGDSEEDWGTPNHSHPPPKALPGLDALVAATVDLGDLPDINLPDPQTPAASVPLSTAPLPHTSGIHGIALLSELADLEIQRQKSELAMQAEDEDVLAFNLQHLATLATAWSLVEAASLDNSVTSPQAPAADPDRGPRLTPRMQILQRKDTWAPKTKPVCPLKAAIDRLDTQEVEMRMQLAELQRRYKEKQRELARLQRRHDHEREESSRSPARRGPGRPRKRKHSSSLPTLRPGGQLARSEGRKARAVRASLSLLCAELRGDEPTRKRSKLEKSAYPGLQSASSEKVRCKKSAGQAALASSVAHKVAQLKPRVKSKGLPAGLGAFQRKEAAPGSGYDSEDCQALLGTEAAPREPGLVLHPGAGVALLGPSPSSVVKMEANQKAKKKKERQGLLGACRLSSPEGEVKIKRRTVKSKGGPKLERAPGRRPPGAPGKKKAKGKAKSGLCAEPGAAASRDALFSPTRTFACREEGSKLASERLKRATRKSAMLQPVLRQRKNGALSIALSARNAKAILGKSRKLTKVKRETASKQGQGRAVSRLLKSFAVEDDFEFDDDSSFSDEEEEEEEASVQLSAEQSAALARSCTIHKEDLQDGLPVLIPKEDSLLYAGSVRTLQPPDIYSIVIEGERGNRQRIYSLEQLLQEAVLDVRPQSSRYLPPGTRVCAYWSQKSRCLYPGNVVRGASSDEEEDLDSVVVEFDDGDTGHIAVSNIRLLPPDFKIQCTEPSPALLVSSSCRRTKKAPNEAPQPSEAPSPSLSPKVQDGPEASKTLGKKSISKDKAGKVDLLTSGAKSPTGSSDHFFGRRGSPLLSWSAVAQTKRKAVAAAAAAGGKGPGVLQNLFQLNGSTKKLRARETLFPMHSMAAPVFGNSFCADSFSSLASSYTPFVGGAGAGLPGGAHKLLRAKKAERAEAEKAGRRRAGGEFLVKLDHEGVTSPKNKNCKALLMGDKDFGPKLGRPLASPSYAHPALMGKDKKGRAPVHPLPMGLALRKYPLPCDSDCPSSYSDEDEDGPGLAAGVPSRFLTRLSMSSSSSGSSTSSSSGSMSTSSLCSSDNEDSSYSSDDEDPALLLRTCLTRPVPALLAPPEALRSKGSSPHTHAQRCFLSRAGVAGAGAGAGPSGGKSKFKRKEALSFSKAKELSRRQRLPSVENRPKISAFLPARQLWKWSGNPTQRRGMKGKARKLFYKAIVRGKETLRIGDCAVFLSAGRPNLPYIGRIESLWESWGGNMVVKVKWFYHPEETKLGKRQSDGKNALYQSCHEDENDVQTISHKCQVVGREQYEQMMRGRKYQDQQDLYYLAGTYDPTTGRLVTADGVPILC encoded by the exons CTCCTGCGTACCCCAGATTTTCGGGGAGTCTGGCATCTACCTTCCTACCCGTGAGCCACTtggatcaccatggaaacagcaATGTTCTCTATGGGCAACATCGTTTCTATGGAACCCAAAAAG AAAACTTCTACCTGCGGAACCTGCCCCCACAGCCCACAATCCTACCTGCCAACCACAACTTCCCTGGAGTGCCCCGAGCCACCCCTGCTCATCCCATCGGATCCTGCAGCCGGGACCGCATTGAGGCTGCCCCGCTGCAGAAGGGTCCCAAGGAGTTCGATCGCTTCCTCATGGGCAAAGAGCTGGGCAAAGAAAAAGCCAGCAAGGTAGCAGAGGGCAGAGAACGACCAGTGGCAGAGGAGGACAGCGGCAAAGACCGACAAAAGCTGGTGCCGCCCATGCCCACCGAGGGGCCCTGCAAGGAGGGGGGCCCCGCACCCCGGGGGTCCTGTGAGGGCCGCCCCAAGCACCTCACCTCCTGCCTGCTCAACACCAAGGTACTCAATGGTGACGTGGGCAAGGCCTCACTGGCCAGTTGTGCAGGGGGCATGCTAGGCCGACCCAGCACGGGTGTGGCAGCACCTGGACGCTGTGCCAAGGAGGTGGCAGGCCCTGTGGAGCCTGGGCCAGCCTTCAGTGAGTGCCTGGAGCGGCGGCAGATGCTGCATCACGCTGTGTCCTACACAGTACCCTCTGGCCTGCCTACCGGGCCACCCCCTCCCCTCAGCACAGGTCCTGCAGGCTCTTTCCCCTGCCTGCAGCTGCATGCAGGTCCAGATGGGCTCTGCCCGCTGCAGGACAAAGTCTCCTCCCGGGACCTAAAGGCCAGTGGGTCCACCTTTGTGCCTTCTGTGGGACACCTGGCTGACAAGAGCCGCCCTTTCCAAGTGGCAGAGGCCTGTGCCGTGGCAGGTGATGGCAAGGACCGGCACCTGGATGGGGCCATGGCCCCCGACCATGGTGCACCCTATGGCGTCTCCTACGCCCACCTAAAGGCCGAGGGCAAGAGTGAACGGCGACCTGGGGGCTTTGAGGCGGCTCTCCACACCCGGCTGAAGGGCCTGGAGTACCTCGGTGCAGGCCCCGAGGCCCCTTTCCCTGGACTTCCCAAAGGTGGTCTGGACAAAAGTGGCTACTTCGAGTTGCCTACCACTTCACAGGACTGTGCCCGGCCCAATCACCAAGACTCGCTGAGTGGGAAGGCCACCCAGGCTTGCTGCACTTTAGACAAAATGGCCAGCAAAGAAGTCCCTGCTGGCCCTCTAGGGGCCCAGAAGGTGGCCAGGATCCGGCACCAGCAGCACTTGGTGGCTCCCGAGGTAGAATCAGGAGGCGGTGGTGCTGAGGCTAAACGCAAGTCTGTGGAGCTGGCTTCTCTGGGTTACAGTGGGCCACATATACCTCCATGGGGTGTCCAGACGAGCCACAGCACCTCTATGGCCATCAACGAGGAACGAAAGGGCAGTGCCTACCTGGACCCCTTTGGCAGTGGCCTGCAGCAGGCCACCCTCCTGTCCCAGGAGCTCCCCACTCCACCAGATGAGGTCTCGGCCATGAAGAACCTGCTCAAGTACAGCAACCAAGCCTTGGTCGTAGGCCAGAAGGCCCCCTTTGTGGGTCTGGGTGGCCTCAAGGCCAGCTGTGTCCAGCAGGAAGCCAAGTTCCCAGCCACTAAGGGCCCAGGCCCAGTGGAGAGACCCGACTGTGCCCGCAGCCGGGAACACGAGGCTCCACATGGAGACGGGGAAGTGCGGCAGCCACCTGTGGGCATTGCGGTGGCCTTGGCCCGGCAGAAGGACACGGTCAGCAGACCCGACACGGCCTACGGTACCAACAGTGGGCGGCAGGGCAGGTCCGCCCCCTCCTTCAAAG CTGCTGGAGGATCCCGTGCTACCCATGCACTGGACCTGGAGAGTGAGGAGGAAAGGACCCGGATATGTGATGACCGCCTGGGGCTGCCTGGCCGCGAACTGCTATTACA AGACAACAAAGACCTCGTGGAATTTGCCCGGATCCACCCTTCGAGCAGCTGTCCTGGAGACCTGCCCCCCCACCTCATGATGCAAGGCGGCCAGCTGGGCGGGGAcccggccccccacccccaccctgcccacccccactgGCTGCCCCGCACCCGAAGTCCCTCCTTGTGGATGGGGGGACATTCCTATG GCCTCGGACACCCTGCCCTGCACCAGAACCTCCCCCCTGGCTTCCCAGCTTCTGTGCCCGGCTCCATGCCCTCAGTGTTTCCTCTTCCCCAGGATGCATCCACACAGCTAGTCATCTTGCCCTCGGAACCCACGCCCCACACGACCCCTCACACACTCG CTGAAGTTATGGACCAGGCCTCACTGTGGCCCCCCATGTATGGGGCCCGGGGCCCTGCCTCACACATGCAGCACCCTGGCCAGCTCCCAGTGTACTCTCGGTCCCAGCTGCTTAGGCAGCAAGAGCTGTATGCActtcagcagcaacagcagcagcaacagcagcagcagcaacagcagcagcagcagcagcagcagcagcagcggacCACCCAGGCCATGGAGCTACAGCGAGCGGCCCAGTTCCAG CGCAAGCCTGAGGATCGCCACATGGAGCTGGAGGAACCTGCCCAGGAGAAGGCCCCAAAGTCCACCCACAAGCCAGTTGCCTTAACCCCCATGGCCAAGGGCACCCCCTCATCTGCCACTACAGGCCTGGTCAAGCTGTCACCCTGCTGCCACTCACCCACTCTGAAGACCCCGGCTAATTGCCCCACGCCACCACCTCGTCCCAGCGCCCCCTGCACTTTATCCGTCTGTCCTCCTGGCAGCCCGGGGCCTGGCTCCAAGGTGCCCAGCACCAAGGACAAGAGTGGGGAGGGCCAGCGGGCTGGAACCGACCTCACCACGCTGGAACCAG ACCTGCCTCCAGGATTGGCCCCCACGGCTGGTGTGGACTTCTCCCTCCCTGCGGATGTGCACTCCTCTGACCTCCCAGACCCCAAAACTATGCAAACCACTACCCCAGGGACTCGGCCTGAGCCCACAAGGACGTTCCTGCCTGGGGAGCCACCCCCCTGCAGTCCCAGGAGCCTAGAGGAGCCCGGGCCGCTCTCAAGGGCCAGGGAGACCACCCAGGACCTTGCCATCATACCCCACCCTGTCGAGCAGGGGCTCCCACCAGGAAAGGCAGAGGACCCCAGTCCACTTGAAGGGTTACAAGCACTGAGATTTGGAGACCTCCTTGAGGGAGGGGGCACTGAGGCTACTGGCCAGACTAATTCTACTCAGGGAGGGATGCAAAATGAGAGGACTATGGATCAGGGGGTGCTACGGCCCCCTGCGGGGGCTACCCCTCAAGCACTGGAACAGATAGCAGGGAGCCCAGTTGCCCTGGACAAGGATGAAGGTTCACAGAAGGTCACTGATGCCGCCCAGCTGCAGGAGGAGGAAGCCCAGCTGGAGGAGAATGGGGGGGACTCAGAGGAGGACTGGGGGACCCCCAACCACAGCCACCCACCACCCAAAGCGCTGCCAGGCTTGGATGCCTTGGTGGCTGCCACTGTGGACCTAGGGGACCTGCCTGACATCAACTTGCCCGATCCTCAGACCCCAGCAGCCTCGGTGCCCCTCAGCACAGCCCCTCTGCCCCATACCTCAGGGATTCATGGGATTGCCCTGCTCAGTGAGCTAGCTGACCTGGAGATCCAGCGGCAGAAGAGCGAACTGGCCATGCAAG caGAGGATGAGGATGTGCTGGCCTTCAACCTGCAGCACCTGGCCACACTGGCCACAGCTTGGTCCCTGGTGGAGGCTGCTAGCCTGGACAACTCAGTCACTTCACCGCAGGCCCCAGCTGCCGACCCAGACAGAGGCCCCAGGCTCACCCCTAGAATGCAGATCCTGCAGCGCAAGGACACCTGGGCCCCGAAAACCAAGCCC GTATGTCCCCTGAAGGCTGCCATCGACCGCCtggacacacaggaagtggagaTGCGCATGCAGCTGGCAGAGCTGCAGAGGCGCTACAAGGAGAAGCAGCGGGAGCTGGCGCGCCTGCAGCGCAGGCATGACCATGA GAGAGAGGAGAGCTCACGGAGTCCTGCACGACGAGGACCTGGCCGGCCAAGGAAGCGCAAACATTCAAGCTCGCTGCCCACTCTGCGTCCTGGGGGCCAGCTTGCCAGGAGTGAAGGCAGGAAAGCCAG GGCTGTGCGTGCTAGCCTGAGTCTGCTGTGTGCCGAGCTTCGTGGTGACGAGCCCACGAGGAAGAGAAGCAAACTGGAAAAGAGTGCCTACCCAGGCCTGCAGTCGGCCTCCTCG GAGAAGGTCCGGTGCAAGAAGAGTGCTGGCCAGGCCGCGCTGGCGTCCTCGGTGGCCCACAAGGTGGCCCAGCTGAAGCCGAGAGTCAAGAGCAAAGGGCTGCCTGCCGGCCTCGGTGCCTTCCAGCGCAAAGAGGCTGCCCCAG GCAGCGGCTATGACAGTGAGGATTGCCAGGCACTCCTGGGGACGGAGGCGGCTCCCAGGGAGCCTGGGTTGGTGCTGCACCCAGGGGCCGGTGTGGCACTGCTGGGACCCTCACCTTCCTCCGTGGTCAAGATGGAAGCCAACCAAAAGgccaagaagaaaaaggagaggcagGGTTTGCTAG ggGCCTGCCGCCTATCCAGTCCTGAGGGCGAGGTTAAGATCAAAAGACGGACAGTGAAAAGCAAGGGGGGCCCCAAGCTGGAGCGGGCACCAGGGCGGAGGCCCCCAGGTGCACCAGGCAAGAAGAAAGCCAAGGGCAAGGCGAAAAGTGGCCTTTGTGCGGAGCCTGGGGCTGCCGCCAGCAGGGATGCCCTTTTCAGCCCCACGCGGACCTTTGCCTGCCGAGAGGAAGGCAGCAAACTTGCCAGTGAGCGCCTCAAGAGAGCCACACGCAAGAGCGCCATGTTGCAGCCAGTACTGAGG CAGCGGAAGAATGGGGCCTTGTCCATTGCCCTGTCGGCCCGCAATGCCAAGGCCATCCTGggaaagagcaggaagctgacgAAGGTGAAGAGAGAGACTGCCAGCAAGCAG GGCCAGGGCCGAGCAGTCAGCCGGCTACTGAAGAGCTTCGCTGTGGAGGACGACTTCGAGTTTGACGATGACAGCAGCTTCtcggatgaggaagaggaagaagaggaggccagTGTCCAGCTAAGTGCAGAGCAGAGCGCCGCCCTGG CACGGTCTTGCACCATCCACAAGGAGGACCTGCAGGACGGTCTGCCTGTGCTCATCCCTAAGGAGGACAGTCTGCTGTATGCCGGCAGCGTCAGGACTCTGCAGCCCCCCGACAT TTACAGCATCGTCATTGAGGGTGAGAGAGGGAACCGGCAGCGGATCTACTCACTGGAGCAGCTCCTGCAGGAGGCG GTTCTTGATGTCCGGCCACAGTCCAGTAGGTACCTTCCACCTGGTACCCGGGTCTGCGCCTACTGGAGTCAGAAGTCTCGGTGCCTATATCCAGGCAATGTGGTTCGAG GTGCTTCTAGTGATGAAGAGGAGGACCTGGACTCTGTGGTGGTGGAGTTTGACGACGGAGACACAGGCCACATAGCTGTCTCTAACATCAGGTTGCTGCCTCCAGACTTCAAGATCCAGT GTACAGAGCCCTCTCCCGCCCTGCTGGTGTCCAGCAGCTGCCGGAGAACCAAAAAGGCGCCCAACGAGGCCCCCCAGCCTAGCGAAGCCCCttctcccagcctgtcccctAAAGTGCAGGATGGCCCTGAAGCTTCCAAGACCCTGGGGAAGAAATCCATCAGCAAAGACAAAGCTG GTAAAGTCGACCTCCTAACCTCAGGTGCCAAGTCCCCCACGGGGTCCTCAGACCACTTCTTTGGCCGCCGGGGCAGTCCCCTGCTGAGCTGGTCCGCAGTGGCTCAGACCAAGCGGAAAGCCGTGGCTGCAGCCGCAGCAGCGGGTGGCAAAGGGCCCGGGGTGCTGCAGAACCTCTTCCAGCTCAACGGAAGCACCAAGAAACTGCGGGCCCGGGAGACCCTGTTTCCCATGCACAGCATGGCTGCCCCTGTGTTTGGTAACAGCTTCTGCGCCGACTCCTTCAGCAGCCTGGCCAGTTCCTACACACCCTTTGTCGGAGGGGCCGGGGCAGGTCTGCCAGGGGGAGCCCACAAGTTGCTTCGGGCCAAGAAGGCTGAGCGGGCTGAAGCGGAAAAGGCCGGCAGGCGGCGGGCAGGCGGCGAGTTCCTGGTTAAGCTGGACCATGAGGGTGTGACCTCTCCCAAGAACAAAAACTGCAAGGCTCTGCTCATGGGCGACAAAGACTTTGGACCTAAGCTGGGGAGGCCTCTGGCCAGCCCCAGTTATGCACACCCAGCCCTCATGGGCAAGGACAAGAAGGGACGGGCACCCGTGCATCCGCTGCCCATGGGGCTGGCTCTGCGAAAGTACCCACTGCCCTGTGATAGTGACTGCCCCAGCTCCTACTCAGATGAGGACGAGGACGGGCCGGGGCTGGCCGCCGGTGTGCCCTCCCGCTTCCTGACCCGCCTCtccatgtcctcctcctcctctggctcgtccacatcctcttcctcaggctccatgtccacctccagcctctgctcctCAGATAACGAGGACTCCTCTTACAGCTCCGATGATGAGGACCCTGCCCTGCTGCTGCGGACCTGTCTCACCCGCCCTGTACCCGCCCTCCTGGCCCCCCCAGAAGCCCTGCGCTCCAAGGGTAGCAGCCCCCACACCCACGCCCAGCGCTGCTTCCTGTCCAGGGCCGGAGTGGCTGGTGCAGGTGCTGGTGCTGGCCCCAGTGGCGGCAAATCCAAGTTCAAGCGCAAGGAGGCCCTGAGCTTCTCCAAAGCCAAAGAGCTTTCTCGGAGGCAGCGGCTGCCCTCCGTGGAAAACCGGCCAAAGATCTCAGCCTTCCTGCCTGCCCGGCAGCTCTGGAAGTGGTCCGGGAACCCCACACAG AGGAGAGGCATGAAAGGGAAGGCCAGGAAGCTGTTCTACAAGGCCATCGTCAGAGGCAAGGAGACGCTGCGCATCGGAGACTGTGCGGTCTTCCTGTCGGCTGGACGGCCCAACCTGCCCTATATCGGCCGCATCGAGAGCTTGTGGGAGTCGTGGGGCGGCAACATGGTGGTGAAGGTCAAGTGGTTCTACCACCCCGAGGAGACCAAGCTGGGGAAGCGCCAGAGTGATGGGaag AATGCGCTGTACCAGTCCTGCCACGAGGATGAGAACGACGTGCAGACCATCTCCCACAAGTGCCAGGTGGTGGGGCGGGAGCAGTACGAGCAGATGATGCGGGGCCGCAAGTACCAGGACCAGCAGGACCTCTATTACTTGGCGGGCACCTACGACCCTACCACTGGACGCCTGGTGACAGCTGACGGCGTGCCCATCCTGTGCTGA